Sequence from the Seriola aureovittata isolate HTS-2021-v1 ecotype China chromosome 6, ASM2101889v1, whole genome shotgun sequence genome:
CGTCACTGATTAGACTGAGCCAAGGCTCACTCACACTCACCATTCAGTCTAGTGTagcctcttctttctcctcatccctccCCATATTATCTCACCCATCCAATCCCCGTCTCAGTTTCTGGCTCACTACCATGTGTCTTCCCTTTCATAAACTAACTCTTCTGCTCATTCTCTGTGTTGTTAGTCTCTCGCTAGATGACTCCCCGCTGAGGCAGTAAGCTCTGCCAGGATCTGCTCCAGCTTTGGACCACACAGGCTGTGCAGGGAGTCTACACCAAAGCTTTTTcataataatttttaaataaaggaCACTAAATATTAACTGCGATGGATCACTTCTCTTAAAGTTCCAATGTTTGTGTTGATACGGTTCGTTTGACTTTTTAAGATGAAATTTTATGTGTGGAGGAGGGAAATTTAGCCTTTACTTATGATGGACTCAAGGATCAAGGTTAGGTTTGTTAAGTATAGCTAATTTGAAAACTGCAGCTTCAATAGCTGAGCAAACAATGCAAGTGATGAGTGACTGAAAGCATCTACTAAGACTTTAGCAGATACTACTGTAGATATAGAAGTAAGGTAGTAAGTTATGAGTGTGCTTTCtgaaataagaagaagaaactggAGTCTTGAGTTATTGAACTGAGATTATCCTATCCTTTTAACAATTGCCGATGTAAAATGTATGCATTACTAATTAACAGCCACATGTtcgtttgtgtgtcttttactCACCTGCCTCGTCGTACCTGCTGCCACGCCTTTTCGTCATCAGTAACGGAGTCATTGAGATGTTTGTATACGATGGGCAGGTAACAGGGCACCACAGTGCGGGCACAGCTCTTGACAAAGTTGAACGCTTCTTCCTGAGTCGGGGAGTCCAAGTCATCGAAGAAGATCCCTCCTATGCCTCGAGTTTCTCCTCTGTGGCCAATATAGAAGTACCTGTCACACCTACAGAACAGAAAAATTGGTTTGGAAGATCATTTACTTTCCATGTCAGTGTATGTGTCAGGTGCATGGTGGAAGATTCAGTTGTACCATGGAGAGCCAAAACTGCAATACATGAGGTACGTGATGTACGTGATGATGACAAAATGTACTTATTATGAGCCAAATCAGATAAACCACACCcattcctttcatatgctttgTGGTCATTAACTGACCAGCCTCATGGCTCAACGGTTTTTCTGCAACTGCAGATTTTAGGCAGAGACTTCCTCTTATCATCATCTTACAGCGAGGATACACCCATtgtaatccacacacacacatacacagaaatcaGGCGTGCAGATGAGTAAGTGCTGAAGTTCACACATGCATCTGTGGAGCTTCACTAGCAGGGGATTAATCTTGAATCAAACTGTACCATTTCTTAAAGTTGGGGTAGTACTGCGGGTGGTGTTTGTCACAGGCCTCCTTCAAGGtgttgtgaaagtgaaatgcatcttctttatttatataaactGGAGTCAGATCTGTTCCTCCACCGAACCACCACTGCTTAGtgcctggaacacacacacagacacacacacacacacaaaacatacacagacaaggAGGAAGGAAACAAGGGTTATCATTCATTCACGTACTCAATAGTGTCACTGACACTAAGACACAACTGCTGACGTCATGGActgacagtcacacactcaccatcttcctcctctatcTCAAAGTATCTGTAGTTGAAGTGCACTGTGGGGATGTGGGGGTTCTTGGGGTGGATAACGGAGCTCACACCCATGGCACAAAACGGCAGCTTCCCTGAGAGAAGACACAGAGCACAATGtcaaaaatgacatgttttactGTTAAGGGCAAGAAGTACAAAGTAAGAGCAGAGCTCTGGTAGTAGATGTAACAATCAgttaacatctgtgtgtgtatgagaagAAGCGATGAACACAGGTTACCACACGTCTTCTGCTCAAGAGCTCACCATCTTTCCCTTTGAGGactttccctctgctcctcatcTGCTTGGCGGCCCCCTCTGTCAGGTTTCCAAAGACCACTGACACATTCACCCCTGCCTTCTCAAACACCTTTCCATCCTGCATTACACAGCTGATTCCTCCgccacctgacacacacacacacacacacacacacacacacacacacacacacacacgcgcacgcacacacagggtCATGAGTGGAATGAACTGAAAACGATTGACATGAAATTTGTTGGTAATTAGCAGATTAGgatttttgtcagtttatgATGCAAAAACATTCAGCAAGCTTGAAACATCAGTACTTGGAGAATCTCATAAACACCATGCACTTTATGATGAATTGGATGAAAATTATCTGTCATGCTCCACATTGATCTCTGCAATTTGTCGTTACTCTATcaccttctttcctctcccatcgGTCCACCTTGAACACCCCACCGTCCACCTCCTGCAGGGCTCTGCAGAAATCGGCCTGCGTCTCCATGATCAACATCTCCATCTTCGTAAGCATCTCCTCTCTCCGCCCCTGCAGCACGCCGATGTCGGTCACCGGAGGAGACATGAACCCCCGGCATCTCTCCAAGATGTCCCTCTCTTGCTCCTTCTCCTCAGCGTCTGGGGGGACTCTCTTTGCCATATCTGCACACTGGAAGTGGTTAGCATTGGCTAAAAACCCGGCTACAgccgctgctgctgtcactgctgcgGCTCCACTGAGCGCCAGGGCTCCCCTTCTTATTCGTCCTGCTGCGGATCTGCCTGCGTTCCCATGGGACATAAATCTTACACCGGTAGCCCTGGAAAACCATCTCGTTCCCGGAAGCAAAGTCACTGACGGGCTGTGAGTGGAGGAAAACAGCAAGTGCGTCTCTCTTGCATTACCAAACCTCTTTAAATGTGCAATCAAACATTGTCTCGTCGTGGTCTGAGCCATTTTGTTTGCTGTGCAAAAGACGATGGTGGCCATTTGTAAGAGAACCACCCGTTCTATCCTCGGTGCGTACCTGTCGTAGCTTTAGTGTACTTATCAACTACTCAAAACATTATCAGAAGTTGTGCCTACGTGCTCTCAGTCGTGCTTTGAGTCAAGGGGCGTGTAGATCTTTGGTAGTGACCGAGGCATCACGGGAGATGTTGTCCTCTGCCATTCGCGGCGCATTGCTCTCCAAGTGGTGAAAGCCCTCAGCGAACGTCAAAACCCAGAATGCAGTGCGCTCGAATCGAACGTTTAAGTACTGCTTAAATGCTCCGTCTTCTGTGCTTCGCAGTAAGGATGGAATCAAGTGCTGCTTCAGCCCGTTACCTTTCATCTGAGTGAAATGCGGTCAGGTTGTGTAACTGTTAACCCAGCCCAAACCAGAATCTCAAAGTATTTGTTGTTTATCATCATACAATCTTTACAATGTCACAGgtttatttcatattatccAATCCTTTTTACTGTGGACATGTGCCCAGAATGAAGTTGATTGGCTGTTACTTCTGTTCAATGGTGATGTGCTGTCAACATGACTAAACATTAACCTGAAAATGAGGTGGGTGCCCATTATGGTCCGTGAATGACgtataattcttctgcagttgtttaCGTTGTATAATGAAAAGTCCTAGTTTAGGGGGTATTGCCTAATTTCATTGTCATACTTGTGCTAAGTGCAAACatatgttgacatttgtgaGCTCCCACAGTCAAAGAAATGCACATTAGGCTAACTTGCAACTCcaattgactttttaatgccttagtgtactatgactttttttgtatctcttactgtacaatgacgtttttatgcattactatactgtaattttttatgcattacattACTAGGACTTCTTTATGTTTTACAATACTATGTCTTcgtataccttactatactatgactttttatgcctcctacactatggcgtttttatgccctactataatgtgactcttatgccttactatgctgtgacctttttatgccttactatactataattttttatgccttaatatgatataacgtttttatgactttttatgccttactttactatgacgttattatgacttattaggctttactatagtatgactttttatgccttaatataccatgtcattttaatgattttttattccttattatactatgtggctttttatgactttttatgccgtactatacaatgacgtttgtACGACTTcttatgccagactatactgagatgttttcatgactttttatggcttactatagcatgacgtttttatgacttactatactatgacttttttattccttattacactatgatgtttttatgacttttcaggacttaatatactatgaagttttaatgcctttttatgtcaCAATACactgacgtttttgtgacattttatgacttccTAGACaatgacgtttgtatgacttcttatgctggactatactatgatgtttttgtgcctttttttgccttactatataatgatgtttgtatgccttactatactattaagttttaaagccttattatactatgacatttttatgacttactaaaaaatgatatttttatgacattttatgccttcctataccatgatgtttttacgacttcttatgccagactatactatgatgttttaatgccttactatatgatcacatttttatgacgttttatgcctaactatactatgactttttatgccttactgtactatgatgtttttatgactttttataccttactatactgcgacatttttatgccttattatgcctGAAAATACTCTGACAAcatcatgtcttactataatatgacatttgtatgactttttatgccttactatactatgacgttttaatgccttactatactatgaaatttttatgacttttttccttactatactatgatgtttttaagactttctatgccttaaagtactatgatgttttaataccttactatactatgaaaattttataactttttatgccttactacactatgatgtttttatgacttattatgcctcaCGATATTAtgataatatgactttttatgtctcagtatactatgatgttttcattccCTATTATAgtacgacatttttatgactttttaaaccttctataatatgactttttttttgcctttttacgcctcactatactatgacgttttaatgcgataccatactttactatgatatgtttatgacatttttatgtcttactatacaatgttgtttgtatgctttactgtactatggcttttttatgccttactataaaatactatactatgacgttttcatgacttattttgcttttttatgccttacaaaactaggacatttttatgccttagtacgcactgacctttttatgacttcttagGCCTGACAATTCTGTGatctgtgtttattattttttatgccttactatactatgatgtttacatgacttattatgcctaaatatactataatgtttttatgcctttttatgccttactatactgtttatgacttattatgctttactaaactgcctcactatattatgaggttttaaTGGCTTATCatactattactttttcatgccttttaatgccttactatactatgatgttttcataacttattatgcctgaatatactcTGATGttattatgctttactataatatgaatttttttattttttacttttgatgccttactatactatcacatttctatcacttttcatgccttactatactatgacttttttgtgactttttatgcctgactatactatgatgtttttatgtctgactatactataacgtttttatcactttttgtgccttactttactatgacttttcattacTTACCATACTCTAGTCACAAGAACAGCTTCTTCCCTACTGCACTTGGCTCATTAACAAAGCTAAAGACCCTCATTGTCACTGACAACCCCCAACCAAGCAAACTTTTGCACCTCCCCCCCCATGAACTATTGGATAACCCCCAGTCATTTCGTGCagtgtacatatttgtattttatgtatttacattttttttcttttttataatatttcttcacatttcattgtaaatatttaatcctgttattaaaatgttcaatttaTATCTAAAATGTCTGACCTGCAGtacttgtttgtttcatgtatgtttatatttctttcctTCTGACTATGTCTGTTGTTATGcaaaaaaacaccacagcaaaATCTTTGTATGttgaaaacctacttggcaataaaccagaTTTTGATTCTTATTCTGATTCTATCgtttcttttatgccttactatactatgacttttcatgccttactacactatgatgtttttatgacttgagtatgactttttatgtcttactatactgtgatgtgtttatgcctttttgtgctttactatactatgttgttttcatgactttttatgctttactatactatgacatcttatgtcttactatactatgactttttatgccttattatgctatgatgtttttttgccttattataccatgacgtttttacgacttttgatgccttaatatatgatgacctattatgccttactgtactatgatattttatgccttattatactatgacttttcatgccttattatactatgatgtttttatgcctttttatgccttactatgctatgacgtttttatgccttactatactatgatatttttatgacttgttatgccttacaatactatgacttttcatgagcTTCTGTGCTTCTGTGCTTCCTCCCTTATGTACTTGGCCTCATTAACAGGGCTAAAGACCCTCACTGTCACTGACAACCCCCCAACCCAGCGAACTTTTACACGTCTCCCCCATGAACTATTGCACGACCTCCAGTCATTTTACAAagtgtacatatttgtattttgtatatgtatgtcttttaatttgttcatttctataatatttcttcaaatttattgtaaatattttaaccTGTTGCTAAAATTttcaatttatatttaaaatatccCAACTGTAGTGCTTGCTTGTTTCAtctatgtttatatttctttttttcttactatgTCTATTGTTATgcaacaaaacaccaaagcaaaatCCTTGTATGTCgaaaacctacttggcaataaactAGATTTTgactctgattctgattctaTGGTTtcttttaagccttattatactgtgactttttatgccttaaacactatgatgtttttatgtcttactctAGTATGACTTTATATGTCTA
This genomic interval carries:
- the cpox gene encoding oxygen-dependent coproporphyrinogen-III oxidase, mitochondrial — encoded protein: MATIVFCTANKMAQTTTRQCLIAHLKRFGNARETHLLFSSTHSPSVTLLPGTRWFSRATGVRFMSHGNAGRSAAGRIRRGALALSGAAAVTAAAAVAGFLANANHFQCADMAKRVPPDAEEKEQERDILERCRGFMSPPVTDIGVLQGRREEMLTKMEMLIMETQADFCRALQEVDGGVFKVDRWERKEGGGGISCVMQDGKVFEKAGVNVSVVFGNLTEGAAKQMRSRGKVLKGKDGKLPFCAMGVSSVIHPKNPHIPTVHFNYRYFEIEEEDGTKQWWFGGGTDLTPVYINKEDAFHFHNTLKEACDKHHPQYYPNFKKWCDRYFYIGHRGETRGIGGIFFDDLDSPTQEEAFNFVKSCARTVVPCYLPIVYKHLNDSVTDDEKAWQQVRRGRYVEFNLVYDRGVKFGLATPGSRIESILMSLPLTARWEYMHEPAKGTLEAEMLEVLRNPKEWV